A section of the Humulus lupulus chromosome 2, drHumLupu1.1, whole genome shotgun sequence genome encodes:
- the LOC133815460 gene encoding uncharacterized protein LOC133815460 yields MEKGGAFSDWESFLQALQTRFGTSIYDNPLGHISKLTQTGRVSDYRTKFESLMPRISGVDQSMFLNFFVWGLKLEIRRELLMLKPVDLADAMAKAQLFEDRHDDLSSRNRFEVGRPIWSSRSTNVTPATNTFSQPMHKQTTSPAAAITKSSLPSTQSIPIKRLSPAKLKDRRDKGLCFTCDEKFSYGHKCKNQMLILCGYEEEDCDSFHETGFQATDDITEDVVSLNSLSNSMNPGIFWIMAKHGAETLEVLIDTGNNNNFIQESLANHLQLSWEETKRFKGVELVLQGHRFIVDLYVFPICGLDVVLRMQWLQTLGPCIHDHKALTMEFSWKGSVVKLAGSTDVSTHQLSYTQFNALLREGEGKGILTQYAGVFDEPKRLPPYRAVDHIIFLQPGSIPVNVRPYRYPYFQKDVIEKLVKEMMEMGFIRSSTSPYSSPVLLVKKKDESWRFCVDYRAINGITVKDRLPIPTIEELLDELGNAKVFSKLDLRAGYHQIRYYRRFVVHYATIAAPLTELLKQDNFNWSKDAAAAFEKLKIAMTHTPVLRLPDFSKEFIIETYASNVGIGGVLMQEGNPLDYFSKKLDPRFVGASAYIREMRAIVEAVSKWRQYFLGRHFIIRTDHKSLRELLTQVIQTLEQQHFI; encoded by the exons ATGGAAAAAGGGGGTGCATTCTCGGATTGGGAATCGTTTCTTCAGGCGTTGCAGACCCGTTTTGGCACTTCAATATATGACAACCCACTGGGACATATCTCAAAGCTCACTCAGACAGGGAGGGTGTCGGATTATCGAACGAAATTTGAGTCATTGATGCCACGAATTTCAGGGGTAGATCAATCAATGTTtctgaatttttttgtttggggCCTTAAACTGGAAATCCGAAGGGAACTCTTGATGCTGAAACCAGTTGATCTAGCTGATGCAATGGCAAAGGCCCAACTGTTTGAAGACCGCCATGATGATCTTAGTAGCCGCAATCGATTCGAGGTCGGACGACCCATTTGGTCTTCTCGCTCGACCAATGTTACACCAGCAACCAACACATTTTCCCAACCAATGCACAAGCAAACTACATCCCCAGCAGCAGCTATAACCAAGTCTTCACTTCCAAGTACTCAATCTATACCAATTAAGCGTTTATCTCCAGCTAAACTGAAGGATAGGAGGGACAAAGGTCTTTGTTTCACTTGTGATGAAAAATTCAGCTATGGACATAAGTGTAAGAATCAGATGCTCATCTTGTGCGGTTATGAGGAAGAGGACTGTGACTCTTTCCACGAGACAGGGTTTCAAGCGACAGACGACATTACTGAGGATGTggtgagcctcaattcactatcCAACTCCATGAACCCGGGGATTTTCTGGATTATGGCAAAGCATGGTGCTGAAACTTTGGAGGTTTTGATTGATACGGGCAACAACAACAATTTTATTCAGGAGTCCTTAGCTAACCACTTGCAGCTTTCTTGGGAAGAAACCAAACGTTTCAAG GGAGTTGAGCTAGTTCTACAGGGTCATCGATTCATTGTTGATTTGTATGTATTCCCTATTTGTGGTTTGGATGTGGTTCTTAGAATGCAATGGCTACAAACTTTGGGCCCTTGCATTCATGACCATAAAGCATTGACTATGGAATTTTCTTGGAAAGGAAGTGTAGTAAAGCTAGCTGGATCCACCGATGTATCTACTCACCAGCTGTCGTATACACAGTTCAATGCTCTCTTGAGAGAGGGAGAG GGCAAGGGAATTCTGACTCAGTATGCTGGTGTATTTGATGAACCCAAGCGGCTGCCTCCCTATAGAGCTGTGGACCACATAATTTTTTTGCAACCAGGATCGATACCGGTGAATGTTAGACCCTACCGGTACCCATATTTCCAGAAAGATGTAATAGAAAAGCTTGTAAAAGAAATGATGGAGATGGGGTTCATCCGATCGAGTACCAGCCCATATTCATCGCCCGTtttgttagtaaagaagaaggacgagtCTTGGCGTTTCTGTGTTGATTATAGAGCCATAAATGGCATCACAGTCAAGGATAGACTTCCAATTCCCACCATTGAGGAGCTTTTGGATGAACTAGGCAACGCTAAAGTATTTTCAAAGCTGGATCTTAGGGCCGGCTATCACCAAATTC GGTATTATCGACGATTCGTGGTCCATTATGCCACCATTGCCGCACCACTCACGGAGCTATTGAAACAAGACAATTTCAATTGGTCTAAGGACGCAGCTGCTGCATTTGAGAAACTAAAAATTGCCATGACACACACACCTGTTCTTAGACTACCAGATTTTTCAAAGGAGTTTATTATTGAGACATATGCTTCTAATGTTGGCATAGGAGGGGTATTGATGCAAGAGGGAAATCCCTTGGATTATTTCAGCAAGAAGCTTGATCCCAGATTTGTTGGGGCTTCGGCATATATCCGAGAAATGAGAGCTATTGTAGAGGCTGTCTCTAAGTGGCGCCAATATTTTCTTGGACGACACTTCATCATTCGAACAGACCATAAAAGCCTTCGTGAGCTGTTAACGCAAGTTATTCAAACTCTGGAACAACAACACTTCATCTGA